In a genomic window of Rhopalosiphum maidis isolate BTI-1 chromosome 4, ASM367621v3, whole genome shotgun sequence:
- the LOC113560888 gene encoding 39S ribosomal protein L21, mitochondrial yields MLCNKILNLASKTVQIIPKNRIAAAALSLKVRSFSTPVSQEYVVDNTITHKTFSDSIIQTVNEAVKNNNRLFAVVHICGKQFKVTDNDLVLIDGYWPPSVGDRIKLQKVLLVGGKDFTLIGRPVLDPETVEVTATVVDKDLSHTRTNFERIKRKQYMRINFVRKEITMLRINSVLITQNIDNRKDVQEMGRRTM; encoded by the coding sequence ATGTTGTGCAATAAAATACTGAATCTGGCAAGCAAAACTGTTCAAATCATACCCAAAAACCGAATAGCTGCTGCTGCATTGAGTCTAAAGGTGCGGTCGTTTTCGACCCCAGTCAGTCAAGAATATGTTGTCGACAATACGATTACACACAAGACGTTTTCTGACAGCATAATACAAACGGTCAACGAAGccgtaaaaaacaataaccgaTTGTTTGCAGTCGTACACATATGTGGTAAGCAGTTTAAAGTTACTGACAACGATCTGGTGCTCATAGATGGTTACTGGCCGCCAAGTGTCGGAGATCGTATTAAATTGCAGAAAGTTCTATTGGTTGGTGGTAAAGACTTCACGCTAATCGGCAGGCCCGTTTTAGACCCAGAAACTGTGGAAGTCACCGCGACGGTTGTTGATAAAGACCTGTCTCACACTAGAACAAACTTCGAACGTATCAAACGTAAACAATACATGAGAATCAACTTTGTACGAAAAGAAATTACAATGCTCCGGATCAACTCTGTActtataacacaaaatattgataatagaaAAGATGTTCAGGAAATGGGAAGACGTACAATGTAA
- the LOC113560886 gene encoding phosphomevalonate kinase-like isoform X1 yields MSGAELTESQRPKVVYVFSGKRKCGKDYITDAIHKRIGSEKCVIIRLSGPIKKHWAQTKSLQLDELLSDGEMKEQHRKAMIDWSENIRTNDHGYFCRMAIDMYDQNHSKDIWIVSDARRKTDIEWFKSSFDNLKLIRITADECTRKERGWNFIHGVDNAASECDLDEYLEWDWIVENNKFNDCNEFINKIVNHALSVQ; encoded by the exons ATGTCGGGAGCTGAATTGACCGAAAGTCAGCGCCCCAAGGTCGTATACGTGTTCAGCGGCAAGCGGAAATGCGGAAAGGATTACATCACGGACGCGATCCACAAAAG AATTGGATCAGAAAAATGTGTGATAATTCGCCTTTCTGGCCCCATAAAAAAGCACTGGGCTCAAACTAAATCACTCCAATTGGATGAACTTCTAAGTGATGGTGAAATGAAGGAACAACATAGAAAGGCGATGATTGATTGGAGTGAAAATATACGAACAAATGATCATGGTTATTTTTGTCGTATGGCAATAGATATGTATGATCAAA atcacTCAAAAGATATCTGGATTGTGAGTGATGCTAGAAGAAAGACTGATATTGAATGGTTCAAATCgagttttgataatttaaaactgatcAGAATCACCGCAGATGAATGCACAAGAAAAGAAAGAGGATGGAACTTTATACATG GAGTTGACAATGCAGCATCAGAATGTGATTTGGATGAATATTTAGAATGGGATTGGattgttgaaaataacaaatttaatgattgcaatgaatttataaataaaattgtgaatCATGCACTATCAgttcaatga
- the LOC113560886 gene encoding phosphomevalonate kinase-like isoform X3 translates to MGLVQWPKLKLLIGSEKCVIIRLSGPIKKHWAQTKSLQLDELLSDGEMKEQHRKAMIDWSENIRTNDHGYFCRMAIDMYDQNHSKDIWIVSDARRKTDIEWFKSSFDNLKLIRITADECTRKERGWNFIHGVDNAASECDLDEYLEWDWIVENNKFNDCNEFINKIVNHALSVQ, encoded by the exons ATGGGATTGGTGCAATGGCCGAAGTTGAAACTAtt AATTGGATCAGAAAAATGTGTGATAATTCGCCTTTCTGGCCCCATAAAAAAGCACTGGGCTCAAACTAAATCACTCCAATTGGATGAACTTCTAAGTGATGGTGAAATGAAGGAACAACATAGAAAGGCGATGATTGATTGGAGTGAAAATATACGAACAAATGATCATGGTTATTTTTGTCGTATGGCAATAGATATGTATGATCAAA atcacTCAAAAGATATCTGGATTGTGAGTGATGCTAGAAGAAAGACTGATATTGAATGGTTCAAATCgagttttgataatttaaaactgatcAGAATCACCGCAGATGAATGCACAAGAAAAGAAAGAGGATGGAACTTTATACATG GAGTTGACAATGCAGCATCAGAATGTGATTTGGATGAATATTTAGAATGGGATTGGattgttgaaaataacaaatttaatgattgcaatgaatttataaataaaattgtgaatCATGCACTATCAgttcaatga
- the LOC113548593 gene encoding probable ATP-dependent RNA helicase DHX34 isoform X2 has product MISNPLKLPEVFDKMHLINLKMKYSDDEFASRLPTYDQEEAYEKTPLTKENISKFRQLILMYMDFKQKEKFNKLRKLRETQQNLPVYQFKDEIIEAVKNHRVVIIAGDTGCGKSTQIPQYLSNAGFKRIACTQPRRIACISLSKRVAYESLSIHNNDVGYQIRFEKTVNKDTKILFLTEGLLLRQVCGEDLLSQYDVIVLDEIHERHLHGDFLLGVMKCLLHQRSDVKLVLMSATINVDLFSKYFSPLAKLIQVPGRLYPIKLEYHPVISEMKVLGKKSERFDPSPFIKIMHMIDKKYPKHERGDVLMFLSGMAEITAVVDAARVYCEKNDTWIILPLHSSMSLGEQDKVFDYAPEGTRKCIVSTNIAETSITIDGIRFVVDSGKVKEMSYDSTSKVQRLKEFWVSKASADQRKGRAGRTGPGVCYRLYSEDEFDAMADYSTPELQKVPLDALLLQMVAMGLPNARLFPFIEPPQPENIENAIESLKQHGALTKEERLTPIGKMLSQLPVDIPLGKMLIMGSLFDQLEPVLSLACVLSVQTPFTNKAYKDTECERARMDLESDHGDPIILLNAFKQWLELKSNGQNTNTRQWCKRRGFEEQRFYEMTKLRRQFKDLLDECGLVKNEEKNMDDMTSAERALRHGELKLLRGMKKTHKEEDSRKRKVLKKDMWEIEDNLDAEDDSVDIRDIDFRLRHNQRQVKQLLKGSTAISYKDLMMLKIILSSGLYPHIAISDEFNSCKTTKEHLFHTEGKPFVSLHPMSYFGNHSDVLQLTESEIIYVPEFKGKNTVSSKHQILIYMSLLETTKAYIMNSLRMPGAQTLLLFSRNICTNRNFSQIICDSWLQLEFPLPEAAENLILKATKLRNTWDNLLKLKLEGRSNRKSEHQLSVDMVQFMNAEIGYTMKRLLAADQKVMYVGPSGEHVSFTGPNPFCGDDWQVCEDDKYGGIRLAPYLTYDCLTGQSLVVYDPWICPFCNSTIEVTSALEKLQHRQVCDSQTTSGTAEGEEREDVMVKLKPNAKRYDCPHCPGVLYLTPTEMLKHKKSHL; this is encoded by the exons ATGAT TTCTAATCCCCTCAAGCTTCCAgaagtttttgacaaaatgcatttaattaacctaaaaatgaaatattctgATGATGAATTTGCTTCAAGATTACCTACATATGACCAAGAAGAAGCATATGAAAAAACACCTTTAACCaaagaaaatatatctaaatttcGTCAATTGATTCTTATGTACATGGATTTTAAGCAAAAAGAAAAGTTCAACAAGTTGAGAAAACTTAGAGAAACACAACAAAATTTACCAGTTTATCAATTCAA aGATGAAATAATTGAAGCAGTGAAAAATCATAGAGTTGTAATTATTGCTGGAGATACTGGTTGTGGAAAGTCTACCCAGATTCCTCAATACTTGTCAAATGCGGGTTTTAAGagaatag cTTGCACCCAACCACGTCGTATTGCATGCATATCGCTATCAAAGAGAGTAGCTTATGAATCTTTATCCATTCATAACAATGATGTTGGATATCAAATTCGATTTGAAAAAACAGTTAATAAAgacacaaaaattttatttttaactgaagGATTATTATTAAGACAG gtcTGTGGTGAGGATTTATTATCACAGTATGATGTTATTGTTTTGGACGAAATACACGAACGCCATTTACATGGAGACTTTTTGTTAGGAGTTATGAAATGCTTATTACATCAAAGATCTGATGTTAAACTTGTTCTTATGTCTGCTACCATAAACGTAGACCTGTTCAGTAAATACTTTTCTCCATTAGCCAAATTGATACAg GTGCCAGGTCGCTTATATCCAATTAAGTTAGAATACCATCCAGTTATTAGTGAAATGAAAGTACTAGGCAAGAAATCTGAACGTTTTGATCCATctccttttataaaaattatgcatatgattgataaaaaatatcctaAACATGAAAGAGGGGATGTACTTATGTTTTTAAGCGGTATGGCAGAAATTACAGCAGTAGTAGATGCAGCAAGggtttattgtgaaaaaaatgacACTTGGATTATACTTCCTTTGCATAGTTCAATGTCATTGGGAGAACAAGATAAG GTTTTTGATTATGCGCCTGAAGGTAcaagaaaatgtattgtatctaCCAACATAGCAGAAACTTCTATAACTATAGATGGCATTAGATTTGTTGTTGATTCTGGAAAGGTTAAAGAAATGAGTTATGATTCAACTAGTAAAGTGCAAAGACTTAAGGAATTTTGGGTTAGCAAAGCAAGTGCTGACCAACGCAAAGGAAGAgctg GTCGTACTGGTCCTGGAGTTTGTTATCGATTGTATTCTGAAGATGAATTTGATGCTATGGCAGACTACAGTACACCTGAGCTACAAAAGGTACCCCTTGATGCATTGTTATTGCAGATGGTAGCCATGGGGTTGCCTAATGCTCGACTATTTCCATTCATTGAACCACCACAACcagaaaatatagaaaatgccATAGAATCCTTGAAACAACAT GGGGCATTAACAAAAGAAGAAAGATTGACCCCAATTGGTAAAATGTTATCACAACTTCCAGTTGACATACCACTtggaaaaatgttaataatgggATCTCTATTTGATCAATTAGAGCCTGTATTGTCATTAGCATGTGTTCTATCAGTTCAAACACCATTCACTAATAAAGCATACAAAGATACTGAATGCGAA agAGCAAGAATGGATTTAGAATCTGATCATGGTGatccaataattttacttaatgcTTTTAAGCAATGGTTAGAGTTGAAGAGCAATGGTCAAAATACCAATACACGTCAATGGTGTAAAAGACGAGGTTTTGAAGAACAACGATTTTATGAGATGACTAAATTGCGGCGACAATTTAAAGATTTGTTGGAT gaatgtggtttagtaaaaaatgaagaaaaaaatatggatgATATGACTAGTGCAGAAAGAGCCCTTAGACATGGTGAACTGAAACTGTTACGCGGCAtgaaaaaaacacacaaagaGGAAGATTCAAGAAAgagaaaagtattaaaaaaagatatgtGGGAAATTGAGGACAATTTAGATGCTGAAGATGATTCAGTTGATATAAGAGATATAGATTTTAGATTGCGGCATAATCAACGACAagttaaa caattaTTGAAAGGATCTACTGCAATTAGCTACAAAGACTTaatgatgttaaaaataattttaagtagtgGATTGTATCCTCATATAGCAATTAGTGATGAGTTCAATTCTTgcaag acTACTAAGGaacatttatttcatactGAAGGTAAACCATTTGTATCTCTTCATCCTATGAGCTATTTTGGTAATCATTCAGATGTACTTCAACTCACTGAatctgaaataatttatgttcctgaatttaaaggaaaaaatactGTAAGCTCTAagcatcaaatattaatatatat gtCACTTTTGGAAACTACTAAAGCATATATTATGAACTCATTACGGATGCCAGGAGCACAGACTCTTCTTTTATTTAGCAGAAACATTTGCACCAATAGAAATTTCTCCCa aatcatTTGCGACTCTTGGTTGCAACTGGAGTTTCCTCTACCGGAAGCtgctgaaaatttaatactcaaAGCTACAAAACTCCGTAATACTTGGGATAATCTTTTGAAACTTAAACTCGAag gaaGGAGTAATAGAAAATCAGAACATCAACTGTCCGTGGACATGGTACAATTTATGAACGCCGAAATTGGTTATACAATGAAGAGACTCTTAGCTGCTGATCAAAAAGTCATGTATGTCGGACCATCTGGCGAACACGTATCATTCACGGGTCCTAATCCTTTCTGCGGTGATGACTGGCAGGTGTGTGAAGATGATAAATATGGTGGAATAAGACTTGCGCCGTACTTGACATATGATTG TTTAACGGGTCAAAGCCTAGTGGTATATGATCCTTGGATTTGTCCCTTTTGCAACAGTACAATAGAAGTGACGAGTGCTCTCGAAAAATTGCAACATCGGCAAGTATGTGACTCTCAAACTACTTCCGGCACCGCTGAAG GTGAAGAACGTGAAGATGTTATGGTGAAATTAAAACCGAACGCCAAACGTTACGACTGTCCTCACTGTCCGGGAGTGCTGTATTTGACTCCTACCGAAAtgctaaaacataaaaaatcacatttgtaa
- the LOC113548593 gene encoding probable ATP-dependent RNA helicase DHX34 isoform X1, translating into MYHEKRRNSNDGNYNSKHQKTSKRPFTFLDYKRVLEKVFFNEELVEDINDVWLFVKKFESFTMNKTTSDNSVVANLSSNPLKLPEVFDKMHLINLKMKYSDDEFASRLPTYDQEEAYEKTPLTKENISKFRQLILMYMDFKQKEKFNKLRKLRETQQNLPVYQFKDEIIEAVKNHRVVIIAGDTGCGKSTQIPQYLSNAGFKRIACTQPRRIACISLSKRVAYESLSIHNNDVGYQIRFEKTVNKDTKILFLTEGLLLRQVCGEDLLSQYDVIVLDEIHERHLHGDFLLGVMKCLLHQRSDVKLVLMSATINVDLFSKYFSPLAKLIQVPGRLYPIKLEYHPVISEMKVLGKKSERFDPSPFIKIMHMIDKKYPKHERGDVLMFLSGMAEITAVVDAARVYCEKNDTWIILPLHSSMSLGEQDKVFDYAPEGTRKCIVSTNIAETSITIDGIRFVVDSGKVKEMSYDSTSKVQRLKEFWVSKASADQRKGRAGRTGPGVCYRLYSEDEFDAMADYSTPELQKVPLDALLLQMVAMGLPNARLFPFIEPPQPENIENAIESLKQHGALTKEERLTPIGKMLSQLPVDIPLGKMLIMGSLFDQLEPVLSLACVLSVQTPFTNKAYKDTECERARMDLESDHGDPIILLNAFKQWLELKSNGQNTNTRQWCKRRGFEEQRFYEMTKLRRQFKDLLDECGLVKNEEKNMDDMTSAERALRHGELKLLRGMKKTHKEEDSRKRKVLKKDMWEIEDNLDAEDDSVDIRDIDFRLRHNQRQVKQLLKGSTAISYKDLMMLKIILSSGLYPHIAISDEFNSCKTTKEHLFHTEGKPFVSLHPMSYFGNHSDVLQLTESEIIYVPEFKGKNTVSSKHQILIYMSLLETTKAYIMNSLRMPGAQTLLLFSRNICTNRNFSQIICDSWLQLEFPLPEAAENLILKATKLRNTWDNLLKLKLEGRSNRKSEHQLSVDMVQFMNAEIGYTMKRLLAADQKVMYVGPSGEHVSFTGPNPFCGDDWQVCEDDKYGGIRLAPYLTYDCLTGQSLVVYDPWICPFCNSTIEVTSALEKLQHRQVCDSQTTSGTAEGEEREDVMVKLKPNAKRYDCPHCPGVLYLTPTEMLKHKKSHL; encoded by the exons atgtatcatgAAAAACGAAGAAACTCCAATGATGGAAATTACAATTCTAAACACCAAAAAACTTCTAAAAGACCTTTTACTTTTTTGGATTATAAACGTGTTTTGGAAAAAGTGTTTTTTAATGAAGAGTTAGTAGAAGATATTAATGATGTATGgctatttgtaaaaaaatttgaatcctTTACTATGAATAAAACAACCTCTGATAATTCTGTTGTTGCCAATTTAAGTTCTAATCCCCTCAAGCTTCCAgaagtttttgacaaaatgcatttaattaacctaaaaatgaaatattctgATGATGAATTTGCTTCAAGATTACCTACATATGACCAAGAAGAAGCATATGAAAAAACACCTTTAACCaaagaaaatatatctaaatttcGTCAATTGATTCTTATGTACATGGATTTTAAGCAAAAAGAAAAGTTCAACAAGTTGAGAAAACTTAGAGAAACACAACAAAATTTACCAGTTTATCAATTCAA aGATGAAATAATTGAAGCAGTGAAAAATCATAGAGTTGTAATTATTGCTGGAGATACTGGTTGTGGAAAGTCTACCCAGATTCCTCAATACTTGTCAAATGCGGGTTTTAAGagaatag cTTGCACCCAACCACGTCGTATTGCATGCATATCGCTATCAAAGAGAGTAGCTTATGAATCTTTATCCATTCATAACAATGATGTTGGATATCAAATTCGATTTGAAAAAACAGTTAATAAAgacacaaaaattttatttttaactgaagGATTATTATTAAGACAG gtcTGTGGTGAGGATTTATTATCACAGTATGATGTTATTGTTTTGGACGAAATACACGAACGCCATTTACATGGAGACTTTTTGTTAGGAGTTATGAAATGCTTATTACATCAAAGATCTGATGTTAAACTTGTTCTTATGTCTGCTACCATAAACGTAGACCTGTTCAGTAAATACTTTTCTCCATTAGCCAAATTGATACAg GTGCCAGGTCGCTTATATCCAATTAAGTTAGAATACCATCCAGTTATTAGTGAAATGAAAGTACTAGGCAAGAAATCTGAACGTTTTGATCCATctccttttataaaaattatgcatatgattgataaaaaatatcctaAACATGAAAGAGGGGATGTACTTATGTTTTTAAGCGGTATGGCAGAAATTACAGCAGTAGTAGATGCAGCAAGggtttattgtgaaaaaaatgacACTTGGATTATACTTCCTTTGCATAGTTCAATGTCATTGGGAGAACAAGATAAG GTTTTTGATTATGCGCCTGAAGGTAcaagaaaatgtattgtatctaCCAACATAGCAGAAACTTCTATAACTATAGATGGCATTAGATTTGTTGTTGATTCTGGAAAGGTTAAAGAAATGAGTTATGATTCAACTAGTAAAGTGCAAAGACTTAAGGAATTTTGGGTTAGCAAAGCAAGTGCTGACCAACGCAAAGGAAGAgctg GTCGTACTGGTCCTGGAGTTTGTTATCGATTGTATTCTGAAGATGAATTTGATGCTATGGCAGACTACAGTACACCTGAGCTACAAAAGGTACCCCTTGATGCATTGTTATTGCAGATGGTAGCCATGGGGTTGCCTAATGCTCGACTATTTCCATTCATTGAACCACCACAACcagaaaatatagaaaatgccATAGAATCCTTGAAACAACAT GGGGCATTAACAAAAGAAGAAAGATTGACCCCAATTGGTAAAATGTTATCACAACTTCCAGTTGACATACCACTtggaaaaatgttaataatgggATCTCTATTTGATCAATTAGAGCCTGTATTGTCATTAGCATGTGTTCTATCAGTTCAAACACCATTCACTAATAAAGCATACAAAGATACTGAATGCGAA agAGCAAGAATGGATTTAGAATCTGATCATGGTGatccaataattttacttaatgcTTTTAAGCAATGGTTAGAGTTGAAGAGCAATGGTCAAAATACCAATACACGTCAATGGTGTAAAAGACGAGGTTTTGAAGAACAACGATTTTATGAGATGACTAAATTGCGGCGACAATTTAAAGATTTGTTGGAT gaatgtggtttagtaaaaaatgaagaaaaaaatatggatgATATGACTAGTGCAGAAAGAGCCCTTAGACATGGTGAACTGAAACTGTTACGCGGCAtgaaaaaaacacacaaagaGGAAGATTCAAGAAAgagaaaagtattaaaaaaagatatgtGGGAAATTGAGGACAATTTAGATGCTGAAGATGATTCAGTTGATATAAGAGATATAGATTTTAGATTGCGGCATAATCAACGACAagttaaa caattaTTGAAAGGATCTACTGCAATTAGCTACAAAGACTTaatgatgttaaaaataattttaagtagtgGATTGTATCCTCATATAGCAATTAGTGATGAGTTCAATTCTTgcaag acTACTAAGGaacatttatttcatactGAAGGTAAACCATTTGTATCTCTTCATCCTATGAGCTATTTTGGTAATCATTCAGATGTACTTCAACTCACTGAatctgaaataatttatgttcctgaatttaaaggaaaaaatactGTAAGCTCTAagcatcaaatattaatatatat gtCACTTTTGGAAACTACTAAAGCATATATTATGAACTCATTACGGATGCCAGGAGCACAGACTCTTCTTTTATTTAGCAGAAACATTTGCACCAATAGAAATTTCTCCCa aatcatTTGCGACTCTTGGTTGCAACTGGAGTTTCCTCTACCGGAAGCtgctgaaaatttaatactcaaAGCTACAAAACTCCGTAATACTTGGGATAATCTTTTGAAACTTAAACTCGAag gaaGGAGTAATAGAAAATCAGAACATCAACTGTCCGTGGACATGGTACAATTTATGAACGCCGAAATTGGTTATACAATGAAGAGACTCTTAGCTGCTGATCAAAAAGTCATGTATGTCGGACCATCTGGCGAACACGTATCATTCACGGGTCCTAATCCTTTCTGCGGTGATGACTGGCAGGTGTGTGAAGATGATAAATATGGTGGAATAAGACTTGCGCCGTACTTGACATATGATTG TTTAACGGGTCAAAGCCTAGTGGTATATGATCCTTGGATTTGTCCCTTTTGCAACAGTACAATAGAAGTGACGAGTGCTCTCGAAAAATTGCAACATCGGCAAGTATGTGACTCTCAAACTACTTCCGGCACCGCTGAAG GTGAAGAACGTGAAGATGTTATGGTGAAATTAAAACCGAACGCCAAACGTTACGACTGTCCTCACTGTCCGGGAGTGCTGTATTTGACTCCTACCGAAAtgctaaaacataaaaaatcacatttgtaa
- the LOC113560889 gene encoding cytochrome c oxidase assembly protein COX19, with protein sequence MSSATFGQKSFQPTPPEKGSFPLDHQGQCKKTAYKYMFCLSVNNGDNSQCRREAKDYLDCRMQNDLMAKEEWTKLGLADVESTKDNNTTQ encoded by the coding sequence ATGTCTTCTGCAACTTTTGGTCAAAAAAGTTTTCAGCCAACACCTCCTGAAAAGGGTAGTTTTCCATTAGATCACCAAGGCCAATGTAAAAAAACTGCTTACAAGTATATGTTTTGTTTGAGTGTTAACAACGGGGATAACTCACAGTGTCGTCGAGAGGCCAAAGACTATTTGGATTGCCGTATGCAAAATGATTTGATGGCAAAAGAAGAATGGACTAAGCTTGGATTAGCTGACGTTGAAAGTACCAAGGACAATAACACAACTCAATAA
- the LOC113548594 gene encoding methylmalonic aciduria and homocystinuria type D protein, mitochondrial codes for MLQSCLKMKSTHNAKQIVYVLASRAYSRKSRRDREIRGEELLEQEDELVMKIEDSEFRTNPNWQLLPRHKDSQFKLPNNVGIAPEDCIITTRLNYYTQDCPILLKSEITERFNVPHLKNFSLCMITINLKQTSNTNMSNLTKQYLHAAFGISDRLQNAGYWADFIHPYTGLPAINPGLNIDFSTLELPYKHTVYQVNTRRKCKVIVEKISPSTIGNLFTNALPSKTDIVEDILDEVSDLHQNSYD; via the exons ATGCTGCAATCGTGTTTAAAAATGAAGTCAACCCACAATGCAAAACAAATAGTTTATGTATTAGCCAGTAGGGCCTACTCCAGGAAATCTCGACGCGATAGAGAAATTAGAGGAGAAGAATTATTAGAACAGGAAGATGAGCTCGTTATG AAAATCGAAGATTCTGAATTCCGAACAAATCCTAATTGGCAGCTGCTACCAAGACATAAAGATAGCCAGTTCAAATTACCCAACAATGTGGGTATTGCACCTGAG gACTGCATCATAACCACtagactaaattattatactcaagACTGCCCAATTCTCTTAAAATCTG AAATTACAGAGCGATTCAATGTTcctcatttgaaaaatttcagcCTGTGTatgataactattaatttaaagcaaacctctaatacaaatatgtcaaatttaacaaaacag tatctaCATGCTGCTTTTGGTATAAGTGATCGTTTACAAAATGCTGGCTATTGGGCTGATTTCATACACCCTTATACTGGACTTCCAGCCATTAATCCAGGActcaatattgatttttctacTTTAGAACTACCATACAAACATACTGTTTATCAAGTCAATACACGTAGAAAGTGCAAAGTGattgtagaaaaaatatctCCTAGTACTATTG GTAACTTATTTACAAATGCTTTACCATCAAAAACTGATATTGTCGAGGATATTTTGGACGAAGTTAGTGATTTACATCAAAATAGTTatgattga
- the LOC113560886 gene encoding phosphopantothenoylcysteine decarboxylase-like isoform X2, with amino-acid sequence MPHVLIACSASVAAIKIPDIISQLVQKNISTTLVVTEASKHFLDVEKIKKDLKIDVYTDQNEWDAWKTRGDPVLHIELSKKADLLVLAPLSANTMAKVSAGICDNLLTCIVRAWNVSKPVLFCPSMNTQMWNHPVTKDQVNKLISWGYCLIPPIIKTLMCGDHGIGAMAEVETINWIRKMCDNSPFWPHKKALGSN; translated from the exons ATGCCACATGTTCTGATTGCTTGCAGTGCTAGTGTTGCTGCAATCAAAATACCAGATATTATTTCTCAACTCGTTCAAAAGAATATTAGCACAACATTAGTCGTTACAGAAgctagtaaacattttttagatgtcgagaaaattaaaaaagatttaaaaattgatgtttATACGGATCAAAATGAATGGGATGCTTGGAAAACTCGAGGAGATCCCGTATTGCATATTGAACTTTCCAAAAAAGCAGATTTATTGGTACTTGCTCCTTTGAGTGCTAATACTATGGCTAAAGTCAGTGCAGGAATTTGtgacaatttattaacatGCATTGTTAGAGCTTGGAATGTTTCAAAACCAGTATTATTTTGTCCATCAATGAATACTCAGATGTGGAATCACCCGGTTACTAAAGATCAAGTGAATAAATTGATATCATGGGGGTATTGCCTAATTCCTCCAATTATTAAGACGTTGATGTGTGGTGATCATGGGATTGGTGCAATGGCCGAAGTTGAAACTAtt AATTGGATCAGAAAAATGTGTGATAATTCGCCTTTCTGGCCCCATAAAAAAGCACTGGGCTCAAACTAA